Below is a genomic region from Nitrospira sp..
CCATTACCTATTCCTATCAGTGGTATGTGGATGATGCTCTGGTCGCCGGCCAAACGAATCCGACATTTCCGGCCGAGTTGTTGCGCCGGGGGCAAATGATTTCTGCCGAGATCACACCCTCTGATGGAAAGCAGAAGGGAAAACCGGTCCGAACTCCGGCGGCGCAGGTCGGCAATACCGCTCCCCATATCACCGCAGTGACATTGACCCCTCAGACTGCACAGCCCGGTGGCAAGCTGACTGCAGAGGTGGTTGCGACCGACCCTGATCATGACCGGGTTGATTTGACCTATCGCTGGTTCCGGAATGATGCGGTCGTCAAGGAGGGGGAAGAGGCGTCCTTAGATACGACCGGATTGGCTCCACGCGACAAGGTGACGGTCGAGGTAACGGCGCGTGACTCGCAAGCTATGGGTAATATGCTGCGCTCTGATGTCGTGACGTTGGGCAACAACGCTCCTACGATCGTATCGACTCCTCCTGCCCCAGTGACGCCGGATCAATATGAGTATGCCGTCAGAGCGACGGACTTTGACGGGGATCGCTTGACCTATGAATTAGAAACGGCCCCTGCCGGCATGACCATTGAGTCTGCTACCGGGCGGATTACCTGGATGATCCCACCGGGCAACCGGGGCGTTTTTCACGTCAAGGTCTTGGCTAAAGATGGCCAGGGGGGCTTGGCCTATCAGGAATTTGACCTCGCGCTTGGCGTCAGCCTGCCAGGTAAACCAGCGGGGGCCTAGTCTTCCTACTCTGTTCCGTACTTCTGCTTGTCTCGCCTTTTCTCCCTCTGCTAGAATCAACCCATCTGATGTTTTAGGAGGGAGACCATTCTGCATTCGTGCGTAAACTAAAACTACGAGAAGGCACGGACACTGCCGCCCTCTTCGGTCACCACGACCGGCACCTCAAGCTGATTGAGGACGATCTCGGCGTGCGGCTGTCCGCACGCGGTGAAGAGGTCACCCTCGATGGTCTTCCTGACGCGACTCGCCAGGCTGAACGGATCCTCTTCGAACTCGCGAATCTCACCAACGAAGGACTGGTGCTTCAAGCCGATGATGTGACGCATGCGCTGACCGCGTTGCGTCAGACGCCGGATGCCTCTGTTAAGGAGGTGTTGACCAACGCCACGACGATAGTCACGAAGAAGCGGTTCGTCGGCCCGAAATCTCCCACGCAGAAATCCTACATCGAAGCGATTGAGACGCACGACATTGTGATTGCGATCGGGCCTGCCGGTACGGGCAAGACCTATCTGGCGATGGCAATGGCGGTCAGTGCGTTGATGAAGAAGGAAGTGAGTCGCATCATCCTGGCACGGCCCGCAGTCGAGGCCGGCGAGAAGCTCGGCTTTCTCCCCGGCGATATGTATGCAAAGGTGAACCCGTATCTTCGTCCGCTGTACGATGCGCTGTTCGACATGATGGACATGGAACGGGCCAATCGCATGATTGAACGAGGGGATATTGAGATCGCGCCGTTGGCATTCATGCGCGGGCGCACCTTGAATGATTCGTTCGTCATTTTGGACGAAGCTCAGAATGCCACAGCGGAACAGATGAAGATGTTTCTCACCAGATTGGGATTTCATTCAAAGGTGGTTGTGACCGGAGATATCACGCAGATCGATCTGCCGTCCGAGCGGGTGTCCGGTCTCATTGAAGTGAAAGAAATCTTGCGCGATATCGAAGGGATTGCCTTCGTATATTTCGATGAGAAGGATGTGGTCCGTCATCGGCTGGTGCAGGACATCGTCCGAGCGTATGATCGACACCAGTCTGCAACCGGTGGTGATCCCAGGCTGTCCAAAGGGCCGGCCTTGCCGCACTCGTCGCCGTCCGGGTCCAACAAGTGGTCTTCCTCTGGTTCGCCGCCCCGAGGCTCCTCGGGACAATCGCACTAAATGGCTGTCTATCTACGTGTTCGTCTTATTCGTGTCAGGGTACGTCAGGCGGCCCTGAGGCGTCTGGCTGAGCGCGTGCTTGTCACGGTCGGGGAAAAGCAGTCAGAGCTTAGCCTGGATTTGGTAGGCGATGGGCGGATGCGTCGGTTGAATTGTCAGTATCGGAAGAAGGATCGAACCACCGACGTCCTGGCGTTTGCTATGCGAGAGTCGAGCAGCCCGATGTCTGCGCTGCTCGGTGATGTCGTGATCTCGGTGCCGACGGCGCAGCGGCAGGCGAAAGAAGGCGGACGATCCCTGAGTGAAGAGCTGGCCTGGTTGCTGGTTCACGGCGTGTTGCATCTCTGCGGGTACGATCATGAGCGAAGCGACGCGGAGGCGCGCCGCATGAAGCGGCGGGAGCAAGCGGTGTTACGAGGTCTGCGGCCGATTCCAATATTGGCGACGGTGCCACGGGTGAGTCGAATGTGTGCTGGATCAACGGCGGCGAGGAAAGGGTAGCGATGGGGTGGTTTCAGCGGCTGAGCGATGGGCTCAGTAAGACGCGTCAGGTCGTTCGGCAATCACTGGATCGCGTCTTAGGGCGCATGCCCGATCCGGCGATGCTGGAGGAGCTGGAGGCTGCGTTGCTCTCGGCAGACTTGGGTGTGCGGGTGGTCGACCGATTGATGACCCATGTGCGCGAACACGCCAGAGGGGCGGATGCGGCCAACCCTGAGGCGTTGCAGAATGTCCTGAGCCGGACTTTGTATGGTGTCTTGGCGCCGGTGCAAGGGCCGTCGCTGGAACAGTTGATCGAAAAGGGGCCAAAGCCCTTCGTGGTCCTGATGGTCGGGGTGAATGGCGTCGGGAAAACGACCACCATCGCCAAGATGGCGCAACGGTTGGTGCAGGGTGGTCGCCGCCCTCTGCTGGTAGCCGGCGATACCTTTCGCGCGGCGGCAATCGATCAGCTGCAAGTGTGGGCGGATCGTGTCGGTGTGGATGTGATCCGGCATCGCCACGGGGCGGATCCGGCGGCTGTCGCGTTTGACGGCATCGTGGCGGCCAAGGCGCGCGCGGTCGATGTGGTGCTCATTGATACGGCCGGTCGGTTGCATACGAAGTCAAATTTAATGGAAGAATTGCGGAAGATCGTTCGGGTGATCGGTCAGGCGCTGCCGGGGGCGCCGCATGAAATTCTCCTGGTGCTCGATGCGACGGTCGGACAGAACGCGTTGGCGCAAGCGCGACAGTTTAAGGATGTCGTCGGCGTCACCGGATTGGCGCTCACCAAGCTCGATGGGACGGCGCGCGGCGGGATTGTGGTGGCCATCGCCGATGAGCTGAAGCTGCCTGTCCGTTTGATCGGTGTGGGAGAGGCGGTCGAAGACCTGCAGGACTTCAATCAGGAAGCCTTCATTGCCGCCTTATTCGGCCAACCGGCCGCTCGGTCATAACCCGCCATTTTCTTTTCGCTCCGAACCCCCTGTGCTATGGTGGTGACGTATCTCTTTGGAGATGGTCGCCAATAGCATTCACCCGATTCAGAGGCAGGGGTTTCGAATGATCAAGATCTTAATCGTCGACGATGACCAGATGAACTGCGATCTCCTTCAGACCGTGTTCATGCGGCATGGGTATCAAGTGATCACCACGACCAGTGGCCGTGAAGGGCTGAATCTGTTTCGCAAGCATACCCCGCGCATTACGTTGCTCGATCTGCGTATGCCGGAGATGGACGGCTTGACGGTTTTGAAAGAGATTCGGGCCATCGATCCCGAGGCGCCGGTCATTATTCTTGGGGGTGGCGCCACGGAAGTGCAGGAGAATCAGGCGCGCTCCCTGCGAGTCACTGACTTTATCCGGCGCGGGCTGTCGCTCGATATTCTGGTCGAAGCGGTGCACCGGGTGTCTCAGACGCCGGTCAAGGTCAATCAGACGCCGGTCTCCCCGATTCCCTCGTTCGCCGGGCAAGAGACGGCGGAGTCGGTGTTGGTCGTCGATGACGATCCGCTGGTGCGCGATCTGCTCGTACAGTTCCTTAGCCTGCGCGGGTACCGGACGTTGGGTGTGAAGGATGGTTATGAAGCGATGCGGGTCGTCGAAGAAGCTGCGCCGGATTTGTTACTGCTCGATATGATAATGCCCGGGCTGTCCGGGATCGATGTGCTGAAAGCGCTTCGGGAAAAAGAGTATGCCGGCGGCGTGATCATTATGACCGGGAGTCACAACGAAGAGATGCTGGAGGAAGCCTGGTCGTTGGGTCCGCAAGAAGTGCTGGGCAAACCGATCGCGCTCGATCGCCTATTGACCGCCATCCAGCTTGTGCTCGTCTGTCGCGAGTGCTAAAACCCTTCCGATGCCAGTCGGAAGCACGCGCCGCGGTTTCATTGCTTGTCTCATCGGATTGTCGCTGCTCCTGCCCCTGTCACAGGGGCAGGCCGGCGATGTTCCTGCGCCTCCCCCTGCCATAATCCGGCACGAACTTCGCGCCAGCATCGATCCTGACCAGCATCAGCTGACCGTGACCGATCGGATGGTCGTGCGGGTCGGCGATTCACAGTCGCCGCTGGACTTTACGTTAGCCACATCGTTGCGCCTTGAGATGGTGGCGTTTGTGACAAGGGTGGGGAGCGAAGAGCGCCTGACGCCCGTCTCGACGTCGCTGGGCGCTGTGGCAATCGATTCCAATCTCCGGTCCCTCCTGGTCTCGCTGCCCAATCATCAACAAGGAAATGTGACGCTGGAATGGCGCTATCGCGGGGCCATCGATGATCCTCCGCGCGAGCCACGGCACCTTCGATTCGTGACGCCGAGCGAAACGTCAGGGCATATCGGCCAGGAAGGGGTGTATTTGAGTAGTGAAACC
It encodes:
- a CDS encoding PhoH family protein, whose translation is MRKLKLREGTDTAALFGHHDRHLKLIEDDLGVRLSARGEEVTLDGLPDATRQAERILFELANLTNEGLVLQADDVTHALTALRQTPDASVKEVLTNATTIVTKKRFVGPKSPTQKSYIEAIETHDIVIAIGPAGTGKTYLAMAMAVSALMKKEVSRIILARPAVEAGEKLGFLPGDMYAKVNPYLRPLYDALFDMMDMERANRMIERGDIEIAPLAFMRGRTLNDSFVILDEAQNATAEQMKMFLTRLGFHSKVVVTGDITQIDLPSERVSGLIEVKEILRDIEGIAFVYFDEKDVVRHRLVQDIVRAYDRHQSATGGDPRLSKGPALPHSSPSGSNKWSSSGSPPRGSSGQSH
- the ybeY gene encoding rRNA maturation RNase YbeY → MAVYLRVRLIRVRVRQAALRRLAERVLVTVGEKQSELSLDLVGDGRMRRLNCQYRKKDRTTDVLAFAMRESSSPMSALLGDVVISVPTAQRQAKEGGRSLSEELAWLLVHGVLHLCGYDHERSDAEARRMKRREQAVLRGLRPIPILATVPRVSRMCAGSTAARKG
- a CDS encoding response regulator, producing the protein MIKILIVDDDQMNCDLLQTVFMRHGYQVITTTSGREGLNLFRKHTPRITLLDLRMPEMDGLTVLKEIRAIDPEAPVIILGGGATEVQENQARSLRVTDFIRRGLSLDILVEAVHRVSQTPVKVNQTPVSPIPSFAGQETAESVLVVDDDPLVRDLLVQFLSLRGYRTLGVKDGYEAMRVVEEAAPDLLLLDMIMPGLSGIDVLKALREKEYAGGVIIMTGSHNEEMLEEAWSLGPQEVLGKPIALDRLLTAIQLVLVCREC
- the ftsY gene encoding signal recognition particle-docking protein FtsY, whose product is MGWFQRLSDGLSKTRQVVRQSLDRVLGRMPDPAMLEELEAALLSADLGVRVVDRLMTHVREHARGADAANPEALQNVLSRTLYGVLAPVQGPSLEQLIEKGPKPFVVLMVGVNGVGKTTTIAKMAQRLVQGGRRPLLVAGDTFRAAAIDQLQVWADRVGVDVIRHRHGADPAAVAFDGIVAAKARAVDVVLIDTAGRLHTKSNLMEELRKIVRVIGQALPGAPHEILLVLDATVGQNALAQARQFKDVVGVTGLALTKLDGTARGGIVVAIADELKLPVRLIGVGEAVEDLQDFNQEAFIAALFGQPAARS
- a CDS encoding putative Ig domain-containing protein, encoding MARNPNREILIAGVLLVLSGAGCTGGAGSEPVKGVGVAGNAPPVMVLAKILQTPIPLTGPVGIQALAEDPEREPITYSYQWYVDDALVAGQTNPTFPAELLRRGQMISAEITPSDGKQKGKPVRTPAAQVGNTAPHITAVTLTPQTAQPGGKLTAEVVATDPDHDRVDLTYRWFRNDAVVKEGEEASLDTTGLAPRDKVTVEVTARDSQAMGNMLRSDVVTLGNNAPTIVSTPPAPVTPDQYEYAVRATDFDGDRLTYELETAPAGMTIESATGRITWMIPPGNRGVFHVKVLAKDGQGGLAYQEFDLALGVSLPGKPAGA